TTTTCTTATCTGGTCCAGTCATAGAATTCTACCTCCTTTTTAATCTCTTATATACGCTGATAAATCAGTTTATCGAATTAAGTTCAATCTCTTATCTTTGATTTCATAAACCACATCAGCCACATTATCAATTAGTCTTTTGTCGTGGGTTATAAACACAATGGTTCCAGCATACCCTTTCATCAACATTTCCAAAGCCTCCAAACTTGACAGGTCAAGGAAATTACTCGGTTCATCCATTAACAAGATATTATACCTGCCTATAAGCATTTTAGCTAACAGCAATTTAATAATTTCGCCGCCGCTTAAAATAGATAATCTTTTGCAGATATCATTTTGTACAAAACCCATAGAGAGCAGCACTGAACGTATTTCTGATACATTGTAATCACAATCCTCCTGCATAAATTCCATAACCTCTCGATTACGGTTGTACTTATAACCATTTTGGGCAAAGTAACCTATTTCAGCCTTGGGTGAAATCGAAATACCCTCTTCATGTTTTAAGATCATTTGGATTAAAGTTGTTTTTCCTGTACCATTACCGCCAGTCAGTGCCACCTTTGCTCCAAGTGGTATGCTAAAAGATGCCTTTTCAAACAATATCTTATCTTCGAACCTTTTATTAATTTCTGTCCCATAAATCGGATGTGAATTATGAAGCTCCAATGCTTTACTCTGCCTGAAACGAATCCTACAAATGTCTTCTGGAGCTTCTACATCTCCTAAAGCTGCAATCCTATTTTCCATAGACTTCGCAGCATTATACAATGTCTTTTGCTTACTTCCCATTGTTTTCTGATGGGCCAAACGTCCACCGCTTTCAGAATTATTTTTCTTGCCGGCACCTTTTGCTTTCTGTTCTATTTTACGTGCCTGTTTTCGCTTTTCTTCAGCAGCCTGTTTCAGCCGGTCACGTTCTGCAACAAATCGTTCGTATTTTGCAGCCTGGCTTTTATTTTCTTCTTTTTTCTGACGAAGATAATCAGAATAGTTTCCCCAATACTCTGTGATTTTGCCGTCTTTCAATTCCCATATTTTATCTACCACCTTGTCAAGGAAATAGCGATCATGGCTAATAACTAGCAATGCACCGGAAAAATATTTTAACTGTCCGATTAAAAAATCGATTCCTTCACGGTCTAAATGGCTGGTAGGTTCATCTGCCAAAAGACCATGTACCTGCGCTGAAAGAGCCTGTGCTATTTTAAGTCTTGTTTCTTCACCACCACTCATGGTCTGTACTTCTAATTGCTCAACACCAAGTTTTCCTATAAGTACAAAATCTTTTTCCCCCTGCAAAGTTACTTCATCCAACTGAGGGATATATGCAAATCCCCCAAAACGATTGATTTTACATCCCGGGGGAGTTAATTCCCTCAAAAGTACCTTGAGTAAGGTACTTTTTCCTGCACCATTTGCTCCCACCAAACCAATACGATCATAATCATATAATTCTATTCATCTATATCTAAAACATCACGCCCTGTGTATTCCACACGAAGATCTTTTGCTCTTATTATTAATTCCATTTCCTCTCCTCCTGTCTAAAATCGCACGTTTTCATTTACCTGTTCGCAGGGAAAACCCTGCGATTTAAGCAGGAAGGATTATATGAAAATATAATACATAAATGTTCCTCCTTGAAAAACTATCTTCTTTAAATATTATTTATACACATATTCTCAAATCCATCTCATTTATTAATTCGATGTGAATTCCTAAAAATGACCATTCAACGTAAAAAAGGCTGCAAATGAACATAATTCACCTGCAACCCTTATATCTCTATAAAAACATAGAACATCAAAAACTACAATAAGGCGGTTACACTTAGTGTTGATAATAGGATACAATAATGGTATATGAGTGTTCATTGTAAGAATCCAAAAATAAAGTACAACAAATAAATCTAAAACTATAGGCTTTTTCACCTTATCTTTTATTTAGTTATTTGTATTAAATTAAATAACAGAGTCTCATTTTAACAATAAACATTCTTATACCTCTTTTCTAAATATTTATTTCAATATAACACATATAAAAATGATTATCAATATGCTCCTATTTCCTCAACGCAGTCCTACGGCACTCCACATGCATTGAACGGTTAAAAAAGATGCCGCTTGAATCTAGCACCCCCTTGGGGGAAGGCTATCTTCATGAAAAAAATTGACCCTCAAATTCAATTTTATCGGGCAAAATACAACACCTTCGTTTCATATTGCACGGCCGAGATTTTTATTGGACATCAAATAGTTGTATGGCTTAACACTTTAATCTCATAAATCAAAAATTGTAAGCAATAAAACCCTTAAATGCTCTTTGCGTTTGAATGAACTATGTTGATAACTATTTATTGCAATTGCTTTCTGAACACTGAATTTTCGGATTAACCCCCTCGTTTTGGACAGAATCTAATAAATTCTTCATTTCTATTAAATTTAGACCCTTATTTGAATGTTTGTTAGGTTTTCTTCAAAATAAAGGTTATAAAATTCATGTGGAGCCATAAATCTTAAACTTGAATGTAATCTCCTATTATTGTAGAATTCCATAAATTCATTTACTATTTTGTATGCTTCTCCATAGCTTTGAAATTCATTAATTTTTAAACACTCATCCTCAAGTATTCTGTGAAATGATTCTACATGTGCGTTTTTATTTGGCGTCTTCACTGGTATTCTCTCATGTTCAATTTTAAGTTCTTCACAGCATTCATCAAATTTATGACTTATAAACTGGGGTCCGTTGTCTGTTCTTATTACTGGCTTTTTAGAGTCTTCCTCAAACAAGTTTCTTCTTATTAAGCACTTCCTCAGTAGTGCTGCAGCATCTTTAGCCTCACAGTGTAAACCCATGTGGTAATCTATAATGCTCCTATCAAAGATATCAATTAAATTTAGTAAGTAGAAGAATTTATCCTCACCTTCTATATAGCCATATTTTATATCCATTTCCCATAGTTGATTTGAGCCTGTTATAGTTCTGTTAATTGCAATATTTCTCTTTATTTTAGTTCTAATTATTCTCTGATCTTTAAGTATTCTGAGCTCTTTGCAAAGCCGATAAACCTTCTTATGATTAATCACAAGATTACAATATTTTCTTAAATGGTAAGTTATTTTTCTATATCCATAGTTAATAGCATCCCCGTCAATGGCCTCCAAAATAAATTCCTTAATCTGATCATCGCATACTTTCTCACCATCTCTGTTTATACTATATCCTTTTGGCTTTCCACCTTTAGGCCTAGTCTTTTCTTTGCCTTCTACACTTAAATTATAGTAATATGTTGATCTTCCGAGTTTAACTACTTTAAGTACAAATACTGCATTGTATCCTTGCTCTATATACTTTTTAGCTATTTCTACTTTTTCCTTAATTGAGGGTTTGATTTTTTTATTAAATCTCTAAGAATTGCTATTTCTAAATCTTTTTCTCCTAACAATTTTTTTAGATGATCATTTTCTTTTGTTACCTCTGTCAGCTCATTTTCAAGTTCTTTTTCTCCCTCAACTAAAGCTTTTCTACCAGGCTTAATTTTAATCTCATCCTTATCCTTAGAATTCCTTATCCACGTAAATATAGTTGATTTTGAGAGCCCATGTCTCCTTGATACCAGTGAAACATTTCCTACTTCTTTCACTTCTCTTAATACCTCTTCTTTTAATTCTTTCGTATAACTTTTTCCTTTCATAGTTTACCTCCAATCACTTTCTACATTATAATAAATATAGATGTAATGGTCCAAACCTATTTAGGGGCTTAAGAGTTTTGATAATCGCTTTTTATACTTTTGAAGAAACAAGCATACCCACTCGGGGTCAACTTTGCTGTAATATCTGGAGCTCTAGCTCATCATTTTATCAAAGAAAAACTCGTCCGTGTCAAAGTCGTTACAGATAATTTCCACTAACCATTCTGTATGGTTCGGTTATTTATATCCAACGGCATGTCTTAAGACAATATTGTTCATACTTGTTTCCAAAAGTATCTTTCAGGCGGGCCTATTCTATGGGGATTACCATCTAATTGAGGTAAGCAAACAAGAGCAGTAATACAATGATCGGTCAAATTTGGACGAGAATACCGGCGCTAAAGTAAGCCCTACATACATCGGGTTTCGATTAAACCGACAAGGGCCGGTCGTCACCAGTATTGCCGATATTTCTCCTGGAACAGTTGTAGTACGTACTTTATGAAAAATAATCAGCCCCCATGCTGCAACAATCGTACCAATAATGAAAAAGACAATACCGATTTTAAACACTACCTCTGAAGAAATATTACTAGGAAAAAGCAGCTGCAGATCTAATCCAACAAGATAAGTTAAAACAAAAACCCATAAAACAGGAACACGCAACAAAAATTACAGTAGACTCTTAACTTTGCTATTTCTTTTTTTCATGCACCCCATACCGGAATGTGCGGAATAACGTATGCGCTGTTTCAGAAACGAATGAGAAGATGATAAGTCCAATAACGACTTTTGCACCTATGATCACCGGCTGAACAGGATTAAAATTTGCTGGGAGCGTAATAAAACCGGCGTTTGCGAGCTGCTGTACAAATGCCTGATTCCAAATTTTGAAGTTAGAAAAGGGGATCAGAGCCAGGATAAGTGCAGCTATACCCAAAGCCGTGTTCATGATCATCAATTTAAGGTTGTATCGACCGATGACCATCTTCAGGATCTCTTTGACAATTCCTATTCCGAAACAGATATCAATGAGCCAGAGATAGCCGTGCAGGACGCTGGGGTTAAATATCTGAATGAGGACACCGTTGTTCTTAGGCAGATAGAAATCGAACTGACCTGCAGCAAAGTTAAAAAAAATAAAGAAGATAACAATGAAAACAATGCTTACGATTGGCTCGGAGCGTTTAAATGCCGCTTCTTTTATAGGGAGCTCAGGCAAATCGACGAGGTCCCAATTATCCCTTTTCCATTTTTTTGCAACGATGTCCACAGCAAAGTGCTCTATGAGTGCGAAAACTGCTGTCAGCCATGCAAACGCCTGAATAACAGCATCCAGTATTTCTCCCAGTGTCGAGCCGATGATCGTCCCGATGATAAGCTCCGGTGCGGAAACATAGCGGACGATCGATGCCACGAGCATAGCCAGCGCGACAGCAGGAAGGGCAATCTTCAGCAACGTAATATACTTATCAAAGAGTTCCGGACCGATAATATAACGCGGCCGTCCCGAATATTTTGCGGCAAGTTTGGCAGGCTCACCGAGAGTTCTTAGTACAACCTCTATATCATTATCCGTAGCCTCACGCTCTCCCGTTTGTTCGGCAATCATATCCTCAATCAGGCCACGTAACTCCTTTGCTATATCCTCCCGCTGTTTTTCGGGCAAATGCCTAGTAACGGCGTAAATGTATCGTTCAATCATTTCCATCAGGTTCACTCCCATTTTCGTTTATTAGTTTCTCCATGTTTTCCGTCATAACAGTCCATTCTGAGCAGAGCTTTTGATAGACAGTTCTGCCAATATCGCTCATAACGTAATATTTGCGTGGTTTAGAACCGCTAGTCTCCCAGTTACTGCGCAGCAGCTCCTGCTTTTCCAAACGACGGAGCAGAGGATAAAGCGTACCCGCGTCTACCGGAAATCCTTTTTCCTGAAGGCTTTGCATGAGGGAATATCCATACTGGGGCTCATTAAGCTGACTGAGCACACCCAGGACAACAGTACCACGCCGCAACTCCATGATAAGGCTTGAAAAAATATCTGACTGATCAGACATACTATCACCTCTGCAGATATTATACTGTATGGCACACACTATTGTCAATATATCAATATTTGGAGATTTTTATATAGTGCAATAGATCATAATTAGAACTATCAAGGTAATATTATTGCCGTTAAAGCATTTACAATTAAAATCTACCCGCTAAATAAAAGAAGGTCGATTGCATACAATAGGTTTTTTCAACATAGTTGAAAGCCAATAAACAAATTATATTTGCAACACAGGGTGGGATATAAAACATTAAGTTTTAAAGCAGGACGTACGCCATCACGGGTTAGACTGACATTCGCATAGCTGTGAATACTGCAACTTGAATCGATAAAAACGCACACGAAGGCTTGTTTTCTTGTGTTCTATGCCAGCACTAGGAACAGCCAACTTCTTCGCCGTTTCTAATGATATAGTTATCTTTGTTCATTTTATCCTATATATAATAAGCTGTATCCATTGATTTTTTGCGTTTTGACAAAATCAATGGGAAAGTTGAGTAAATAATCTTTATTATGTAGATTTTATGGGGAGCCATTTTAGGTGGAGCGTAAATTTATACATTTTCGCAATGTAAAATTTTTATGTCTTTGATAATTATTGCAGATTCAATATGATACATCGTAAATTTTTGAAGCAAAGTTCCAACCAATCCTTTTTTAAGCTCAAGAAAGTCCTTGGAAAGTGTTTCACTATCAAACAACACAAACTGCGTATTGTTTTCTGCTAATGCAGTAATTATGTCTAAAATATTTCTTTCTGTTTCAAGTTTAGTTTCTGAATCATTAAAATGAACATAACTTATTTCATTATTGCTATTTACGGTATACTTCATTATTCCATAGTTGTAGGAGAAAGCTTTATTGGATATGGGGAAATTATGTTAGCTGATATTACTGGAGATGGTACTCCCGAGATAATATCCACAGCACTAAGTGGTGGTAGTAGTGGAAATGAATCTTGTGATGTAGAGACTATGCATGAAAGTAGTTTAACAAAAGTAGATAACTATAATGAAGGAGAAAGACCTGGATTAGATGATGAAGCCATTAGTCAAGATAA
This window of the Clostridium kluyveri DSM 555 genome carries:
- a CDS encoding IS3 family transposase gives rise to the protein MKPSIKEKVEIAKKYIEQGYNAVFVLKVVKLGRSTYYYNLSVEGKEKTRPKGGKPKGYSINRDGEKVCDDQIKEFILEAIDGDAINYGYRKITYHLRKYCNLVINHKKVYRLCKELRILKDQRIIRTKIKRNIAINRTITGSNQLWEMDIKYGYIEGEDKFFYLLNLIDIFDRSIIDYHMGLHCEAKDAAALLRKCLIRRNLFEEDSKKPVIRTDNGPQFISHKFDECCEELKIEHERIPVKTPNKNAHVESFHRILEDECLKINEFQSYGEAYKIVNEFMEFYNNRRLHSSLRFMAPHEFYNLYFEENLTNIQIRV
- a CDS encoding transposase, whose protein sequence is MKGKSYTKELKEEVLREVKEVGNVSLVSRRHGLSKSTIFTWIRNSKDKDEIKIKPGRKALVEGEKELENELTEVTKENDHLKKLLGEKDLEIAILRDLIKKSNPQLRKK
- a CDS encoding HAAS signaling domain-containing protein → MEMIERYIYAVTRHLPEKQREDIAKELRGLIEDMIAEQTGEREATDNDIEVVLRTLGEPAKLAAKYSGRPRYIIGPELFDKYITLLKIALPAVALAMLVASIVRYVSAPELIIGTIIGSTLGEILDAVIQAFAWLTAVFALIEHFAVDIVAKKWKRDNWDLVDLPELPIKEAAFKRSEPIVSIVFIVIFFIFFNFAAGQFDFYLPKNNGVLIQIFNPSVLHGYLWLIDICFGIGIVKEILKMVIGRYNLKLMIMNTALGIAALILALIPFSNFKIWNQAFVQQLANAGFITLPANFNPVQPVIIGAKVVIGLIIFSFVSETAHTLFRTFRYGVHEKKK
- a CDS encoding PadR family transcriptional regulator, which produces MSDQSDIFSSLIMELRRGTVVLGVLSQLNEPQYGYSLMQSLQEKGFPVDAGTLYPLLRRLEKQELLRSNWETSGSKPRKYYVMSDIGRTVYQKLCSEWTVMTENMEKLINENGSEPDGND
- a CDS encoding DUF4180 domain-containing protein is translated as MKYTVNSNNEISYVHFNDSETKLETERNILDIITALAENNTQFVLFDSETLSKDFLELKKGLVGTLLQKFTMYHIESAIIIKDIKILHCENV